Proteins from a genomic interval of Nocardioidaceae bacterium:
- the carB gene encoding carbamoyl-phosphate synthase large subunit, whose translation MPKRDDISSVMVIGSGPIVIGQACEFDYSGTQACRVLKEEGLRVVLVNSNPATIMTDPEFADATYVEPITPEYVEKVIAKERPDALLATLGGQTALNTAMSLAEAGVLEKYGVELIGASIEAIDRGENREIFKGIVEELGGECARSVICNGEDLAPGSPKATKEKAALEKALAGAEELGYPVVVRPSFTMGGRGSGMAYDADELRLIAGSGLSASPTTEVLLEESILGWKEYELEVMRDTADNVVIICSIENVDPVGVHTGDSITVAPALTLTDREYQHLRDLSLGIIRSVGVDTGGCNIQFAVNPENGRVVVIEMNPRVSRSSALASKATGFPIAKIAAKVAIGYTLDEIDNDITRETPAAFEPTLDYVVVKVPRFAFEKFPSADATLTTHMKSVGEAMAIGRNFTEALQKALRSLESKGAPFDWAASHPDLDVLLHDIRTPHDGRLREVMDAIRAGATLEQLHEATWIDPWFLDQLFLLHEQAVALAEAPVLDGPTLRAAKRHGFSDAQIGGLRVMTEAEVRAARHAADVRPVYKTVDTCAAEFAAHTPYHYSSYDEETEVRPREKPAVVILGSGPNRIGQGIEFDYSCVHAALALSASKGGADFETVMVNCNPETVSTDYDTSDRLYFEPLTLEDVLEVIHAEQQAGPVVGVICQLGGQTPLGLAAGLQAAGIPIVGTQPEAIDLAEERGAFGQVLARAGLPAPKHGMATSFEEASQIAAGIGYPVLVRPSFVLGGRGMEIVYDESSLEGYISRATEVTPEHPVLVDRFIDDAVEIDVDALFDGTELYLGGVMEHIEEAGIHSGDSSCALPPTTLGDSEIAQIRAATEKIAAGVGVRGLINIQYALGSDVLYVLEANPRASRTVPFVSKATGVPLAKAAARVMLGESIADLRAAGVLPAEGDGGSLPPDAPIAVKEAVMPFNRFRTPDGRSVDTVLGPEMKSTGEVMGFDASFGKAFAKSQTAAYGPLPTSGRIFVSMANRDKRTMIFPIKRLADLGFEILATRGTAEVLHRFGISAEVVRKHFEGPGPDGEPTVVGRILDGDVDLIVNTPHGITTGGSNPRIDGYDIRTAAVQTNTVCITTVQGLAAAVQGIESLLQGNIGVRSLQEWAHRSDDPGLADSVDAGSTA comes from the coding sequence ATGCCGAAGCGCGACGACATCTCATCGGTGATGGTGATCGGGTCCGGTCCGATCGTCATCGGCCAGGCCTGCGAGTTCGACTACTCCGGCACCCAGGCCTGCCGGGTGCTGAAGGAGGAGGGCCTGCGGGTCGTCCTGGTCAACTCCAACCCGGCGACGATCATGACCGACCCGGAGTTCGCCGACGCCACCTACGTCGAGCCGATCACGCCCGAGTACGTCGAGAAGGTCATCGCCAAGGAGCGTCCCGACGCGTTGCTGGCGACCCTCGGCGGGCAGACCGCGCTGAACACCGCGATGAGCCTCGCCGAGGCCGGCGTGCTCGAGAAGTACGGCGTGGAGCTGATCGGCGCCAGCATCGAGGCGATCGACCGCGGCGAGAACCGCGAGATCTTCAAGGGCATCGTCGAGGAGCTGGGGGGCGAGTGCGCCCGCTCGGTCATCTGCAACGGCGAGGACCTCGCGCCCGGCTCCCCGAAGGCGACCAAGGAGAAGGCGGCCTTGGAGAAGGCGCTCGCCGGGGCCGAGGAACTCGGCTACCCCGTGGTCGTGCGCCCCAGCTTCACGATGGGCGGGCGCGGCTCCGGCATGGCGTACGACGCCGACGAGCTGCGCCTGATCGCCGGCTCCGGGCTCTCGGCGAGCCCGACCACCGAGGTGCTCCTGGAGGAGTCGATCCTCGGCTGGAAGGAGTACGAGCTCGAGGTCATGCGCGACACGGCCGACAACGTCGTCATCATCTGCTCGATCGAGAACGTCGACCCGGTCGGCGTCCACACCGGCGACTCGATCACCGTCGCGCCGGCCCTGACGCTGACCGACCGGGAGTACCAGCACCTGCGCGACCTGTCCCTCGGCATCATCCGGTCCGTCGGCGTGGACACCGGCGGCTGCAACATCCAGTTCGCGGTGAACCCGGAGAACGGGCGCGTCGTGGTCATCGAGATGAACCCGCGCGTCTCACGCTCCAGCGCGCTGGCGTCGAAGGCGACCGGCTTCCCGATCGCGAAGATCGCGGCCAAGGTGGCCATCGGCTACACCCTGGACGAGATCGACAACGACATCACCCGCGAGACCCCCGCCGCGTTCGAGCCGACGCTCGACTACGTCGTGGTCAAGGTGCCGCGCTTCGCGTTCGAGAAGTTCCCGAGCGCCGACGCGACGCTGACCACGCACATGAAGTCCGTCGGCGAGGCGATGGCGATCGGCCGCAACTTCACCGAGGCCCTGCAGAAGGCCCTGCGCAGCCTGGAGTCCAAGGGCGCCCCCTTCGACTGGGCGGCGTCCCACCCCGACCTCGACGTGCTGCTGCACGACATCCGTACGCCGCACGACGGTCGGCTGCGCGAGGTCATGGACGCGATCCGCGCAGGAGCCACGCTCGAGCAGCTGCACGAGGCCACCTGGATCGACCCCTGGTTCCTCGACCAGCTCTTCCTGCTGCACGAGCAGGCCGTCGCGCTGGCCGAGGCGCCCGTGCTCGACGGACCGACGCTGCGGGCCGCGAAGCGCCACGGGTTCTCCGACGCCCAGATCGGCGGCCTGCGGGTGATGACCGAGGCCGAGGTGCGCGCGGCGCGGCACGCGGCCGACGTACGCCCCGTCTACAAGACCGTCGACACCTGCGCGGCGGAGTTCGCCGCGCACACGCCGTACCACTACTCCTCCTACGACGAGGAGACCGAGGTGCGTCCGCGGGAGAAGCCGGCGGTGGTGATCCTCGGGTCGGGCCCCAACCGCATCGGTCAGGGCATCGAGTTCGACTACTCCTGCGTGCACGCGGCGCTGGCGCTGAGCGCGAGCAAGGGCGGCGCGGACTTCGAGACCGTGATGGTCAACTGCAACCCCGAGACGGTCTCGACCGACTACGACACCTCCGACCGCCTCTACTTCGAGCCGCTCACGCTCGAGGACGTGCTCGAGGTCATCCACGCCGAGCAGCAGGCCGGACCCGTCGTCGGGGTCATCTGCCAGCTCGGCGGACAGACGCCGCTGGGGCTCGCGGCGGGCCTGCAGGCCGCCGGCATCCCCATCGTCGGCACCCAGCCGGAGGCGATCGACCTCGCCGAGGAGCGCGGTGCCTTCGGTCAGGTGCTGGCCCGGGCCGGTCTCCCGGCCCCGAAGCACGGCATGGCCACCTCCTTCGAGGAGGCCTCGCAGATCGCAGCCGGCATCGGGTACCCCGTGCTGGTCCGACCCAGCTTCGTGCTCGGCGGCCGCGGCATGGAGATCGTGTACGACGAGAGCTCGCTGGAGGGCTACATCTCCCGGGCCACCGAGGTGACGCCCGAGCACCCGGTGCTGGTCGACCGCTTCATCGACGACGCGGTCGAGATCGACGTCGACGCGCTCTTCGACGGCACCGAGCTCTACCTCGGCGGCGTGATGGAGCACATCGAGGAGGCCGGCATCCACTCCGGCGACTCCTCCTGCGCCCTGCCACCCACCACCCTGGGCGACTCCGAGATCGCGCAGATCCGGGCCGCCACGGAGAAGATCGCGGCCGGCGTGGGCGTCCGCGGGCTGATCAACATCCAGTACGCGCTGGGCTCGGACGTGCTCTACGTGCTCGAGGCCAACCCGCGCGCCTCGCGCACGGTGCCGTTCGTCTCCAAGGCGACCGGGGTGCCGCTGGCCAAGGCCGCCGCCCGGGTGATGCTCGGGGAGTCGATCGCCGACCTGCGGGCTGCCGGGGTGCTCCCCGCCGAGGGTGACGGCGGCTCGCTGCCTCCGGACGCCCCGATCGCGGTCAAGGAGGCCGTGATGCCCTTCAACCGGTTCCGTACGCCGGACGGCCGCAGTGTCGACACGGTGCTCGGCCCGGAGATGAAGAGCACCGGTGAGGTGATGGGCTTCGACGCGAGCTTCGGCAAGGCGTTCGCGAAGTCCCAGACCGCGGCGTACGGTCCGCTGCCGACGTCGGGCCGGATCTTCGTGTCGATGGCGAACCGCGACAAGCGCACGATGATCTTCCCGATCAAGCGGCTGGCCGACCTGGGCTTCGAGATCCTCGCGACCCGGGGCACCGCGGAGGTGCTGCACCGCTTCGGCATCTCCGCCGAGGTGGTCCGCAAGCACTTCGAGGGTCCGGGGCCCGACGGCGAGCCGACGGTCGTCGGGCGCATCCTCGACGGCGACGTCGACCTGATCGTGAACACGCCGCACGGCATCACCACCGGCGGCTCCAACCCGCGCATCGACGGTTACGACATCCGCACCGCGGCCGTGCAGACCAACACGGTCTGCATCACCACCGTGCAGGGGCTGGCGGCGGCGGTGCAGGGCATCGAGTCGCTGCTGCAGGGCAACATCGGGGTCAGGTCGCTGCAGGAGTGGGCGCACCGCTCCGACGACCCGGGCCTTGCGGACTCCGTCGACGCGGGCAGCACCGCGTGA
- a CDS encoding quinone-dependent dihydroorotate dehydrogenase: protein MRAYDLLFSGVLSRLDPERAHHLGFAGIKAAGAVAPVVAPRRTAVRAMGIDFPEVLGVAAGFDKDAAAIDGLAALGFGFVEVGTVTGEPQAGNATPRLARLVRDEAVVNRMGFNNAGAEAVARRLARRVGAGNAANAQGGRSFPVPLGVNIGKTKVVPEEAAVADYEKSTGLLAPYADYLVVNVSSPNTPGLRDLQAVEKLEPLLSAVRRRADEATEHQERRVPLCVKIAPDLADDDVRAVGDLAVALGLDGVVATNTTIGRTGLTTPHAEVEAAGAGGLSGRPLRGRAEEVVRVLRDQVGPEMTIVGVGGIDSVESARSRLEAGATLLQAYTAFIYRGPTWPRSVNAGLVAKTGVRR, encoded by the coding sequence GTGAGGGCGTACGACCTGCTGTTCTCCGGCGTGCTCTCGCGCCTGGACCCCGAGCGCGCCCACCACCTGGGGTTCGCGGGGATCAAGGCCGCGGGCGCGGTCGCACCCGTGGTGGCACCGCGGCGCACGGCGGTCCGCGCGATGGGCATCGACTTCCCCGAGGTGCTGGGGGTGGCCGCCGGCTTCGACAAGGACGCCGCTGCGATCGACGGGCTCGCGGCCCTCGGCTTCGGCTTCGTGGAGGTCGGCACGGTCACCGGCGAGCCCCAGGCGGGCAACGCCACCCCGCGCCTCGCGCGGCTCGTGCGCGACGAGGCGGTCGTGAACCGCATGGGGTTCAACAACGCGGGTGCCGAGGCCGTCGCGCGGCGGCTGGCACGGCGCGTGGGCGCCGGGAACGCTGCGAACGCGCAGGGCGGGCGCAGCTTCCCGGTGCCGCTGGGCGTCAACATCGGCAAGACGAAGGTCGTGCCGGAGGAGGCCGCGGTCGCCGACTACGAGAAGTCGACCGGGCTGCTGGCGCCGTACGCGGACTACCTGGTGGTCAACGTGTCCTCGCCCAACACCCCCGGGCTGCGGGACCTGCAGGCGGTGGAGAAGCTCGAGCCGCTGCTCTCGGCCGTGCGCCGCCGCGCGGACGAGGCCACCGAGCACCAGGAGCGGCGCGTGCCGCTGTGCGTCAAGATCGCGCCCGACCTCGCCGACGACGACGTGCGCGCGGTGGGCGACCTCGCGGTCGCGCTCGGGCTCGACGGGGTCGTGGCGACGAACACGACGATCGGGCGCACGGGCCTGACGACGCCGCACGCCGAGGTCGAGGCCGCCGGGGCGGGCGGCCTCTCGGGGCGGCCGCTGCGGGGACGGGCCGAGGAGGTCGTCCGCGTCCTGCGCGACCAGGTGGGACCCGAGATGACGATCGTCGGCGTCGGCGGCATCGACTCGGTCGAGAGCGCGCGCTCGCGGCTCGAGGCGGGTGCCACGCTGCTGCAGGCCTACACCGCCTTCATCTACCGGGGCCCGACCTGGCCGCGGTCGGTCAACGCGGGCCTGGTCGCGAAGACGGGGGTACGCCGGTGA
- the gmk gene encoding guanylate kinase, translated as MADTASPAPADRPARSRLTVLAGPTAVGKGSVCAEVRRTHPEVWVSVSATTRAPRPGETDGVHYHFVSEQRFDELVETGQMLEWAVVHGRHRYGTPRGPVDQALAEGRLALLEIDLQGARQVREAMPEALFVFLSPPSWEELVDRLVGRGTEDAEERERRLRTARTELAAESEFDVTVVNEEIHAASEELVALLRSGAAS; from the coding sequence GTGGCTGACACGGCGAGCCCGGCCCCCGCGGATCGGCCCGCCCGCAGCAGGCTGACCGTGCTGGCCGGTCCGACGGCTGTCGGCAAGGGCAGCGTCTGTGCCGAGGTGCGGCGTACGCACCCCGAGGTGTGGGTGTCGGTGTCGGCGACGACCCGGGCGCCGCGTCCAGGGGAGACCGACGGGGTGCACTACCACTTCGTCTCCGAGCAGCGCTTCGACGAGCTCGTGGAGACCGGGCAGATGCTGGAGTGGGCGGTGGTGCACGGCCGTCACCGGTACGGCACCCCGCGCGGACCGGTCGACCAGGCCCTCGCGGAGGGGCGGCTCGCGCTGCTGGAGATCGACCTGCAGGGCGCACGGCAGGTGCGTGAGGCGATGCCCGAGGCGCTGTTCGTATTCCTCTCGCCACCCTCGTGGGAGGAGCTCGTGGACCGTCTGGTCGGACGCGGCACCGAGGACGCCGAGGAACGCGAGCGGCGGCTGCGTACGGCGCGCACAGAGCTGGCGGCGGAGTCGGAGTTCGACGTGACGGTCGTCAACGAGGAGATTCACGCTGCGAGCGAGGAGTTGGTAGCCTTGCTCCGTTCAGGCGCCGCGAGCTGA
- a CDS encoding 30S ribosomal protein S13 codes for MALPPLTPEQRQAALEKAAASRKERAEVKNRLKHSDATISEVLREGTTNEVIGKMRVSELLQSMPGLGKVRAAQTMERLGISENRRVRGLGAKQVAALEAEFAHGG; via the coding sequence GTGGCCCTGCCCCCGCTCACCCCCGAGCAGCGCCAGGCGGCGCTGGAGAAGGCGGCCGCGTCGCGCAAGGAGCGCGCCGAGGTGAAGAACAGGCTCAAGCACTCCGACGCCACGATCTCGGAGGTGCTGCGCGAGGGCACGACCAACGAGGTGATCGGCAAGATGCGCGTCAGCGAGCTGCTGCAGTCGATGCCGGGACTCGGCAAGGTGCGCGCGGCACAGACCATGGAGCGCCTCGGCATCTCCGAGAACCGCCGGGTGCGGGGTCTGGGTGCCAAGCAGGTGGCCGCGCTGGAGGCCGAGTTCGCCCACGGTGGCTGA
- a CDS encoding aspartate carbamoyltransferase catalytic subunit, which translates to MRSHLLSAADLTRADAMRVLRTAEELRSLADRPIKKLPALRGRTVVNLFFEDSTRTRTSFEAAAKRLSADVINFSAKGSSLSKGESLKDTAMTLEAMGADAVVVRHPGSGAPHLLAHAGWIRGSVVNAGDGTHEHPTQGLLDAFTMWRHLAADPGDDDAMVGKRVVLCGDVLHSRVARSNALLLQTLGAHVTFVAPPTLLPYGVETWGVDVSYDLDAVLPDADAVMMLRVQRERMNAAFFPTVREYSRRYGLDARRMAMLPDHAIVMHPGPMVRGMEITAEVADAPRSVIVEQVTNGVAVRMSVLYLLLGGSESAVGGPE; encoded by the coding sequence GTGAGGTCGCACCTGCTGAGTGCCGCCGACCTCACCCGGGCCGACGCCATGCGTGTGCTGCGCACCGCCGAGGAGCTGCGCAGCCTCGCCGATCGGCCCATCAAGAAGCTGCCGGCGCTGCGCGGCCGCACCGTGGTCAACCTCTTCTTCGAGGACTCCACCCGCACCCGCACCTCCTTCGAGGCGGCCGCCAAGCGACTGAGCGCCGACGTCATCAACTTCTCCGCCAAGGGCTCCAGCCTCAGCAAGGGGGAGTCGCTGAAGGACACCGCGATGACGCTCGAGGCGATGGGGGCCGACGCGGTCGTCGTACGCCACCCGGGATCGGGTGCCCCGCACCTGCTCGCCCACGCCGGCTGGATCCGGGGCTCGGTGGTCAACGCCGGAGACGGCACCCACGAGCACCCGACCCAGGGCCTGCTCGACGCCTTCACGATGTGGCGGCACCTCGCGGCCGACCCAGGCGACGACGACGCGATGGTCGGCAAGCGCGTGGTGCTCTGCGGTGACGTGCTGCACTCCCGCGTCGCCCGCTCCAACGCCCTGCTGCTGCAGACCCTCGGCGCGCACGTCACCTTCGTCGCACCGCCGACGCTGCTTCCCTACGGCGTGGAGACGTGGGGCGTCGACGTGTCCTACGACCTCGACGCCGTGCTGCCGGACGCCGACGCGGTGATGATGCTGCGGGTCCAGCGCGAGCGCATGAATGCCGCGTTCTTCCCGACCGTGAGGGAGTACAGCCGCCGATACGGGCTCGACGCCCGTCGCATGGCGATGCTCCCGGACCACGCGATCGTGATGCACCCCGGCCCGATGGTGCGCGGCATGGAGATCACCGCCGAGGTCGCCGACGCTCCCCGCTCGGTCATCGTCGAGCAGGTCACCAACGGGGTGGCCGTGCGCATGTCCGTCCTGTACCTGCTGCTCGGTGGCAGCGAGTCCGCCGTAGGAGGCCCCGAATGA
- the carA gene encoding glutamine-hydrolyzing carbamoyl-phosphate synthase small subunit, with protein MTAAPAAEPPVPSPATPALLVLEDGRAFHGLSYGAQGETFGEAVFSTGMTGYQETLTDPSYHRQVVVQTAPHIGNTGVNDEDDESRRFWVSGYVVRDPARRVSSWRATRSLDERLRDEEVVGISGVDTRALTRHLRERGAMRCGISTVTTEPEALLAKVLESGEMTGTELAGEVTVSGAYVVTAVGRKRFTVAVVDLGLKAMTPQMMADRGCEVHVLPATASIEDVLAVGDAGPDGLFFSNGPGDPAATTAQVELLQAALGRGLPYFGICFGNQLFGRALGFGTYKLVYGHRGINQPVMDRTTGKVEVTAHNHGFAVDAPLEGATSTPYGEATVSHVCLNDDVVEGLELRDAEGRLKGFSVQYHPEAAAGPHDAAYLFDRFNELMAGSATSADRSEEA; from the coding sequence ATGACCGCCGCACCCGCCGCCGAGCCGCCGGTGCCCTCGCCCGCCACCCCCGCCCTGCTCGTGCTCGAGGACGGGCGTGCCTTCCACGGGCTCTCCTACGGCGCCCAGGGCGAGACCTTCGGCGAGGCCGTCTTCTCCACCGGCATGACCGGCTACCAGGAGACGCTGACCGACCCCAGCTACCACCGCCAGGTCGTCGTGCAGACCGCGCCGCACATCGGCAACACCGGGGTGAACGACGAGGACGACGAGTCCCGCCGCTTCTGGGTCTCCGGCTACGTCGTGCGCGACCCCGCCCGGCGCGTGTCCTCCTGGCGGGCGACGCGGAGCCTGGACGAGCGGCTCCGTGATGAGGAGGTCGTCGGGATCTCCGGCGTCGACACCCGGGCGCTGACGCGACACCTCCGTGAGCGCGGCGCGATGCGCTGCGGCATCTCCACCGTCACGACCGAGCCCGAGGCCCTGCTGGCCAAGGTGCTGGAGTCCGGCGAGATGACGGGCACCGAGCTGGCCGGCGAGGTCACCGTCTCCGGGGCGTACGTCGTGACCGCCGTGGGTCGGAAGCGCTTCACGGTCGCCGTGGTCGACCTCGGGCTGAAGGCGATGACGCCACAGATGATGGCCGACCGTGGCTGCGAGGTGCACGTGCTCCCCGCGACCGCCTCGATCGAGGACGTGCTCGCGGTCGGCGACGCCGGCCCCGACGGCCTGTTCTTCTCCAACGGGCCCGGCGACCCCGCCGCGACGACGGCGCAGGTCGAGCTGCTGCAGGCGGCCCTGGGGCGCGGGCTGCCGTACTTCGGCATCTGCTTCGGCAACCAGCTCTTCGGCCGGGCGCTCGGGTTTGGCACCTACAAGCTGGTCTACGGCCACCGGGGCATCAATCAGCCGGTCATGGACCGCACCACCGGCAAGGTCGAGGTCACCGCCCACAATCACGGGTTCGCCGTCGACGCGCCCCTGGAGGGGGCGACGAGCACCCCGTACGGCGAGGCGACCGTCAGCCACGTCTGCCTCAACGACGACGTGGTCGAGGGGCTCGAGCTGCGGGACGCCGAGGGTCGCCTGAAGGGCTTCAGCGTGCAGTACCACCCCGAGGCAGCGGCCGGCCCGCACGACGCGGCGTACCTGTTCGACCGCTTCAACGAGCTCATGGCCGGGTCCGCGACGTCGGCCGACCGGTCCGAGGAGGCCTGA
- the pyrF gene encoding orotidine-5'-phosphate decarboxylase translates to MDARGPLCVGIDPHAALLDAWGLHDDVGGLETFASTCVEALAPHAAVIKPQSAFFERFGAAGVAVLERTIRDSQQAGALVLLDVKRGDIGSTAQAYAEAFLHPDAAAPVDAVTVSPYLGFGSVRPFLDVAHAHGRGVFVLALTSNPEAPSVQHARTSDGLTVAGGVLAGVAAENADRYADAALGSVGAVVGATVGKTDEDLDIGGPLLAPGFGAQGGTVEDLRRIFAGVTGRVVPTSSREILTAGPSVVSLTERFQQVAASVRGLGE, encoded by the coding sequence ATGGACGCGCGCGGACCGCTGTGCGTGGGCATCGACCCGCACGCCGCCCTGCTGGACGCGTGGGGGCTGCACGACGACGTCGGCGGGCTGGAGACCTTTGCCTCGACGTGCGTGGAGGCTCTTGCCCCGCACGCGGCGGTGATCAAGCCGCAGTCGGCGTTCTTCGAGCGCTTCGGCGCCGCCGGGGTCGCGGTGCTGGAGCGCACGATCCGCGACAGCCAGCAGGCCGGCGCGCTGGTGCTGCTCGACGTCAAGCGCGGAGACATCGGCTCGACGGCGCAGGCGTACGCGGAGGCGTTCCTGCACCCCGACGCCGCGGCGCCTGTCGACGCGGTGACGGTGAGCCCCTACCTCGGCTTCGGGTCGGTGCGGCCGTTCCTCGACGTCGCGCACGCCCACGGACGCGGCGTCTTCGTGCTGGCCCTGACGAGCAATCCGGAGGCACCCTCGGTGCAGCACGCCCGCACGAGTGATGGCCTGACCGTGGCCGGCGGGGTGCTGGCGGGGGTGGCGGCGGAGAACGCCGACCGCTACGCCGACGCCGCCCTCGGGTCGGTCGGCGCCGTCGTCGGAGCGACCGTCGGGAAGACCGACGAGGACCTCGACATCGGCGGTCCGCTGCTGGCGCCGGGGTTCGGCGCCCAGGGCGGCACCGTGGAGGACCTGCGCCGCATCTTCGCCGGCGTGACCGGACGGGTGGTGCCGACGAGCTCGCGCGAGATCCTCACCGCAGGTCCGAGCGTGGTGTCGCTGACCGAGCGGTTCCAGCAGGTGGCGGCCTCCGTCCGCGGACTGGGGGAGTGA
- the pyrR gene encoding bifunctional pyr operon transcriptional regulator/uracil phosphoribosyltransferase PyrR: MSEAARPSGRTVLDERDIARALTRVAHEILERNRGAAQLVLLGIPTRGVHLARRIADRIGEVEGTEVPVGSLDVTMYRDDLRLKPARALMPTDIPGDGVEGKVVVLVDDVLMSGRTIRSALDALNDIGRPQAVQLAVLVDRGHRELPIRADYVGKNLPTSTSEKVAVRLAHADDVDTDSVAIGSATGATS, encoded by the coding sequence TTGAGCGAAGCAGCCCGGCCGTCCGGCCGCACCGTCCTCGACGAGCGCGACATCGCCCGCGCCCTGACCCGCGTGGCGCACGAGATCCTCGAGCGCAACCGCGGCGCCGCGCAGCTCGTGCTCCTCGGCATCCCGACCCGCGGGGTGCACCTCGCGCGGCGCATCGCCGACCGCATCGGCGAGGTCGAGGGCACCGAGGTGCCCGTCGGCTCCCTGGACGTGACGATGTACCGCGACGACCTGCGCCTGAAGCCGGCGCGCGCGCTGATGCCGACCGACATCCCCGGAGACGGCGTCGAGGGCAAGGTGGTCGTGCTGGTCGACGACGTCCTGATGAGCGGGCGAACGATCCGCAGCGCGCTCGACGCCCTCAACGACATCGGCAGGCCGCAGGCGGTGCAGCTCGCGGTGCTGGTCGACCGGGGTCACCGGGAGCTGCCGATCCGGGCGGACTACGTGGGCAAGAACCTGCCGACCTCGACCAGTGAGAAGGTCGCCGTACGTCTCGCGCACGCCGACGACGTCGACACCGACTCGGTGGCGATCGGGTCGGCGACAGGGGCGACGTCGTGA
- a CDS encoding dihydroorotase: MSSVNGTSRGTAYWIRGVRPLGGEPTDLVLADGRIWGRNVRPEEGVHDEVVEIDASGLIALPGLVDLHTHLREPGREDAETVATGSAAAAMGGFTAVHAMANTEPVADTAGVVEQVHRLGREAGLVDVQPVGAVTVGLGGERLAELGAMADSAARVRVFSDDGKCVHDPVLMRRALEYVKAFDGVVAQHAQEPRLTEDAQMNEGVVSGRLGLRGWPAVAEEAIIARDCLLAAHVGSRLHVCHVSTAGSVQIIRWAKEQGWDVTAEACPHHLLLTDELAETYDPIYKVNPPLRTQRDVEALRAGLADGTIDVVATDHAPHPREDKDCEWQAAAFGMIGLETALSVVQATMVDTGLLDWAGVAERMSATPARIGRLAGHGRPIEAGEPANVVLYDPEYSRVVDGATMTSMSSNTPYAGRELPGRVVATFLRGTATVLDGELVTQDGPA; encoded by the coding sequence ATGAGCAGCGTGAACGGCACGAGCAGGGGCACCGCCTACTGGATCCGCGGCGTACGCCCCCTCGGCGGCGAACCGACCGACCTGGTGCTGGCGGACGGCCGGATCTGGGGACGGAACGTGCGACCTGAGGAGGGCGTCCACGACGAGGTGGTCGAGATCGACGCCTCGGGTCTCATCGCCCTGCCGGGCCTCGTCGACCTGCACACCCACCTGCGCGAGCCGGGCCGCGAGGACGCCGAGACCGTCGCCACCGGATCGGCCGCGGCCGCGATGGGCGGCTTCACCGCCGTGCACGCCATGGCCAACACCGAGCCCGTCGCGGACACCGCCGGCGTCGTGGAGCAGGTGCACCGCCTGGGCCGCGAGGCCGGGCTGGTCGACGTGCAGCCGGTAGGGGCGGTCACCGTCGGTCTCGGGGGAGAGCGACTCGCCGAGCTCGGCGCGATGGCCGACTCCGCGGCGCGCGTACGCGTCTTCTCCGACGACGGCAAGTGCGTCCACGACCCCGTGCTGATGCGTCGGGCGCTGGAGTACGTCAAGGCCTTCGACGGCGTCGTCGCCCAGCACGCCCAGGAGCCGCGGCTGACCGAGGACGCCCAGATGAACGAGGGCGTCGTGTCCGGCAGGCTCGGCCTGCGCGGCTGGCCGGCCGTCGCCGAGGAGGCGATCATCGCGCGTGACTGCCTGCTCGCCGCCCACGTCGGGTCGCGCCTGCACGTCTGCCACGTCTCCACCGCCGGGTCGGTGCAGATCATCCGGTGGGCCAAGGAGCAGGGTTGGGACGTCACCGCCGAGGCCTGCCCCCACCACCTGCTGCTCACCGACGAGCTCGCCGAGACCTACGACCCGATCTACAAGGTCAACCCGCCCCTGCGTACGCAGCGCGACGTCGAGGCGCTGCGCGCCGGACTCGCCGACGGCACCATCGACGTCGTCGCCACCGACCACGCACCCCACCCGCGCGAGGACAAGGACTGCGAGTGGCAGGCCGCGGCCTTCGGCATGATCGGGCTCGAGACCGCCCTGAGCGTCGTGCAGGCCACGATGGTCGACACCGGCCTGCTCGACTGGGCCGGCGTGGCCGAGCGCATGTCGGCGACCCCCGCGCGCATCGGCCGTCTGGCCGGCCACGGACGCCCGATCGAGGCCGGCGAGCCGGCCAACGTCGTGCTGTACGACCCGGAGTACTCCCGCGTCGTCGACGGCGCCACGATGACCTCGATGTCGAGCAACACCCCGTACGCCGGACGCGAGCTGCCCGGCCGCGTCGTCGCGACCTTCCTGCGCGGCACCGCGACGGTGCTCGACGGCGAGCTGGTCACCCAGGACGGTCCGGCATGA